A window of Exiguobacterium sp. FSL W8-0210 genomic DNA:
GAAAAGACCTTTTATCATGCTGCTTCTCCTTATCAAGATGAAATTAATATTATGAAAGAAAATAATGAGTTGACTAAAAATTTTCATGAAATTCAAAAAAAAATTAGCAGTGTCCATACGAAAAGTTTGAGTCAAGTTGGAAGTGACAAGGATGATTCAGCATTTCACGGTGGTTATTCCGATGCACATGCTATTTCGGAGATGTTGGAAACTCTAGAAAATAAAGAACTTAGTAACTATCTCAAAATTTTTGTATATCTTATAAATTCTGATAGAAGTATGTTAGGGAATGTTGAAAAAAGAGTTTCGCAAAAATATAAACCATTTACAAAAAAACTCTATCAAATTTTGAATGAAGAATTTAATGAGTCAGAAAAAGACCAAACTACAATAGAGTAATAGTCACGATTACCCAAACGTAGTTTGGGGAAGCGAAGACATTGAAACCGAGCGCAGCTCGTTTTAATGTCTAGGGTTTTGCGCTTTTAATAATTTTGTTTTTAAGGAACAGTGTGAAAAAACGTTGGTATTAAAGCATTTTTTTGACGAGTTTGCACTTTTGTATTCGGTGCGCTTTATAAACGATAGGGTAGGAGTAGAAGAAATAAACGTATGGGGAAAGTAATTGTAATTGATTCAATAATGGGTAGTGGAAAAACAACGTGGGCAAAAAACTATATGTCAGCACATAAAGATGAAAAGAAATTTATATATGTGTCTCCTTACTTAGATGAGATACAAAATAACTTATTAAAGGATTGTTCCTTCTTAATAGAACCTGATTCTAAGTTAGGGAATGGAAGTAAATTAAGACACTTTAAAAAATTATTGTCGTCAGGTGATAGCATAGTAACAACCCATGCTCTATTTAAATTGTTTGATGAAGAAGTGATAAAGTTGATTCAAGATCAAGAATACATTTTGTTTCTTGATGAAGTAGTTGATGTAGTTGAACGGATAAACGAAATTTCTAAAGAAGATATCAAGTTAATAATTGAAACTAAAACAGCAAAGGTAGAAGACGGAAAATTAAAATGGCTAAATGATGAATATGAAGGCGTATATAAAAGTAAGTACGTAAATCTTCCTTATCATTCGAAACATGGAAACATACACATACATAATAAATCGGTACTTTTTTGGACGTATCCAGTTGAAGTCTTCGAAGCATTTTCAGAAACGTTTATCTTAACATATCTTTTTAAAGGTCAAATTCAGAAATATTATTATGATTTACATAAAATTGAACTTACATATAAATCTGTACATAAAGTTGATGATGTTTATACGTTAGTAGATTATGATGTTCACTTAGAACATAGAAGTCAATATAAACAGTTGATTTCTATTTATGAAGGTTCACTAAATAGAAATTATGTACGGAATAACTCATTGAGTGGCAATGAATTATCTTCGACGTGGTTAAACGACGTTGATGAAATCACTTTATCTAGACTAAAAAAGAATATCTATTCTTTTTTTAGAAACAAAGGAAAAGCTGAACATAACTTATGGACTACAAAATTGTCTGTAAGAAATAAACTTAAAGGTAAAGGATACACTAAGGCATTTATA
This region includes:
- a CDS encoding helix-turn-helix domain-containing protein translates to MIGLEYIVREFRKEYKEVANDLGVSKQTIQDWLKERRKIPAKRLNQLSIMFKLPEEYFQQKELTSIEKNNVRIKYLEMISKEEIIFLEENDEKTFYHAASPYQDEINIMKENNELTKNFHEIQKKISSVHTKSLSQVGSDKDDSAFHGGYSDAHAISEMLETLENKELSNYLKIFVYLINSDRSMLGNVEKRVSQKYKPFTKKLYQILNEEFNESEKDQTTIE
- a CDS encoding DEAD/DEAH box helicase family protein, whose product is MGKVIVIDSIMGSGKTTWAKNYMSAHKDEKKFIYVSPYLDEIQNNLLKDCSFLIEPDSKLGNGSKLRHFKKLLSSGDSIVTTHALFKLFDEEVIKLIQDQEYILFLDEVVDVVERINEISKEDIKLIIETKTAKVEDGKLKWLNDEYEGVYKSKYVNLPYHSKHGNIHIHNKSVLFWTYPVEVFEAFSETFILTYLFKGQIQKYYYDLHKIELTYKSVHKVDDVYTLVDYDVHLEHRSQYKQLISIYEGSLNRNYVRNNSLSGNELSSTWLNDVDEITLSRLKKNIYSFFRNKGKAEHNLWTTKLSVRNKLKGKGYTKAFITWNKRATNDYQETRNLAFVYNLYMNPIEKSFFCSKGIKVDEDLLAVSNLLQWIWRSSIRKNKPEPINIYIPSVRMRLLLNQWLDNKEIKFTYKKNGY